atgaattttaatgatgataaattagACCAAGGTcaagttaaaaataataataacaatcattttcaaccacaacaacaacaacaaaaacattttaaagGTACGAATAATGGTATTAGGAATTTCAATGATTTAAAAGTTGAATTCGAACATAttagaaataatttaatatcattagaATCAGAGATATCTAAAGGAAAAAGAGATAAACAACCCTTTAAGAATAATTGTGATAACCAATTATTGgtaagaaatttaaaataaataaaaaaaataaaaaaataaaaaaacacttTATTAATTTCCCTATTTACGTGTATATTTTATTgtgtttttaatattaaagattaaaaatcaagaattaaaaaatcaaattagaaaatataaagaaaatgaaaatttatccGAGAAAAGATTATCACTTCAAGAGAAATATCTTGAtgaatataaatcaaattttaatagaatCCAAGAagaaataatacaaattcaagaatcaattaataattataaagaactttgtttgtattattattattattattacaaattaatatttaattaattcaaaattctaatattattatatacatttttattttattttatttttattttttttttttaaaaaaaaaaaaaaaaaaaaaaaaaaaagataaaaaatcaGTTAatcttcaaaatattttagataatgatagaaataaaactgaaaagataataatagaattgaaaactgaaaataagaaattaattgaagaaaataataaatcaaataaagatattcaacaattaaaagaagagaataaacaattacaacaactaTTGAATGATAGAGATAAACAACTTGAAGCTGTAAATCTATCATTTGGTCAACACATATCATCCACTTCAAAGCAATTTAATGATTCATATaccattatcaataaattaGAAGATCAATtaacaaaacaaattaaacaCTATGATGatctaaataatattgataatattgaaataaatttagatataaccagtaataataattctaatccaaattattttcaataaaaaaaaaaaaaaactttttatttgcTATCCACAACagcaatatttatttatttattttgttttaattattaaaaatattgtttttacatgtttattaattattgtgtttacttttttttttataataattgttctttttctttttttttttttttttattaataccaTAAAAGGGTTATTTGAACtattataattgttattatcattattttatattatattatatttgtttattttattttaattatttcttttttccatttaatttatcagcTTCATCGTTAAGTTCCTCTTTAAAACTTTCAAATAAGTGAGTGAAATAGTTTTTACTTTGtggtttattatcattagtactattgttgttattactgcttctactactactactatcaccaccacctccaTTTTGCTGTAATCTTCTTTGTTGTTCATATATTCTTGCATTTTCATGAATATCATTTGTATATTTTACATTttggaaattaatattattattgttattatgaTTTATATTTGAGTGGGCACCTGAATGTGGGTGATTACTACTACGAGTATGATTATTATGACCATGTATATTCCTTTTTGCTGGTTTTTCACCTGTAATTTCATCcattttatctttaaattgaACCGAcatttgttgaaattgtttaTTGCTTGCCAATTTATCaactaatttcttttgaacAATATCTAAAACTGCTCCttgtaatattttttgaataatcaTTTCCTATTAAactataatatatttattatatttatatttatatatattttcttatgtattttttattaaaaacagCTATaacaactaataataataatttttggttgtggtgttgtcgttttttttttttttttttttttgtttttttggaaaaaaacaaaaaataaattaaaaaaataaaaataaaaaaaaaaataaaaataaaaaaaaaaataaaatttttttttggggataaaattaaaattaaaaaaaaaaaagtattgcTTTATTTCCTATTTTAGAATTCCATCAAAAActagatttattttttgttttatttttcttttttttaaaaaaaaaaagatatttttaaaaatgtttaaataaaatctagattaaaaaatgttGTTATTACAGTAATATTTTttcgaattttttttatttttttttgggttttgtttttttttttaaatttttttttttttcttttttttttttttttttttatttttttagttttttagttttttttttttcttcttttttcattatttattttatttctttatattttttttttaaaaaaaaaaaaaaaataaaaaaaataaaaaatggaaattgaatttatacaaaatttggaaaaatttTGTATAGGAttacaatcaaataaaagtaatgaaAGGGAAACATCAGAACAATCAATTCTTACATTAATGAAAACTCCACAACCATATAAattatgttttaatttattatcaaaaagcAATTTAACAATTGCACATTTTTATGGATTATTAATGATCAGAGATAGTGCAATTAGGGAATGGGCAGCATTAGATAGTCAAACtaaaataatgattattGAAACTTTATTTcaatatattgaaaatatgaACTctatgaattttttaaattatgcTACCAAAGGTCAATCATTTAATACACTTGgtgtaattattaaaagaagttGGTTAGATAATGAAAAGTATGAGATTGGAAAAGGACAAATGGAGTTAAACCAAATAGTTATGGACAGAGTTTACCAATACATTGATAGTGGTTCACCAGATAGAATTGAAATTagtattaaaatcattggtTCGTTAATTATAGAATTCTCATCGTCGAGTAAAGCAGCACATATTCAATTGAGTTGGGAATTTCATCAAAAGTGTTTAATTACATTTCAAAACTTACATTTACAACCAATCTTTAGAAAggttttagaattattacaacaattCAAAGACCATATCCAACAGGTACCATCAAGATTAACCGATCAAAGTTTCTTACAAATTCTTTATACCTCTGTGAAAGTATTTACCGATATTTTAGATTGGAGATTCTTAGAATCTGGTTCATCAGTATTAGCATACATTACAAGTTTTAGTGGTGGTAGAACAAATCTTAAACCAACAATCGAATGGATTTCATTATTCACCCCATCACAAAGTGGAGGAGGTATATCACCAATTGTTTCATTAGTATTTGGATTATATCAATTGgttgaaaaagttgaaaagaTACCAAATTTATTACGTCATGCTATGAGTCAACTATGTGGTTTACAAGGACCAATTATTAAGgatcaaaaaattaagaatCAATATTTAAGTGAAGTTTTaacatttacaaataaattaattgaaaaatcaattactACAAGAAATTGGAATGAAATGGaagatatttcaaatataatttataaattttgtaATACTTATAAATTTAGTGGTATTGCATGTTTACCAAATCAGATTGTTATACCATTCCTTCAATATACAACACAATTTGTATTGTCATCgttgaatttaatgaaaatttggGCAAAACATGGTGAAGAGGAATTGGAGGAAGagtttgaaaatgattgttTCGATATTTTATTACGTTCATTCGTTTCATTGATATCCGATGCAGAGATGTTAATTAATCGTAAGAGGGTTGACCAATTGGAAAACTTTAAAGAACAATATCAAGTACTCAAACAATGTACTTCCCAAATCTACCAAAACTACATTCAATCAAGATTGGAACTAtcagaaattgaaattaataaatccaaTGAAGAGTTAGAACCAACCTGTAAAAGTAGAGGTGGTATTGGTGGTGCTGAAGATGAGATTGATgaagataaaaagaaatatgaTGAACAATTACGTTCAGTTGCATATATTGGTAGATTAAATCCTGGTCAATCATTAGAACTATTAaagaatgaaattaatagaGTCATAAATTCATTGAAGGAAAGAGTATCAGATCCTATCCTATTCGAATCACTTCATTGGTTATTAATTTTCGCAGGTCATTTAATTTTCGATGCTGAAAATAAAACACCATCTGCTATTCCAAATGCAATTGAAGATTATACATTTGAACAATGTAAATTGACACCAGCATCTCAAGTTGATGGTGTTATTGATTTATGTAATGCGGTTTTCAGATTTCATATGGAATATGAAAATCCATTATTAAACAATGGTAAAATGGACACCATATCACCACTAGTCTCACAAACTAGTCTTTGGTTTACCAGTGGTTGGAgtttagtttatttattaccaTCAAGTGTATTCAATGTTCAAATATCACCAAAAATCATTGAAGCATATGGAACTGAACAAcctttattatcaattaccgattatttcattaataaaattttattgaatttgaaatgttGGTCTGGTGATTTAGATGTTTTAAAGGCAACATCAAATCTATTAAATAGTTTCACATTGAATAAAGAActttgtaaatatttaattagaTCACCAAACTGGTCAAGATTATTCTTTTTAGAGGGTATTTCATTACTACCACCATCAGTGTATggtcaattatttaaagcaTTCTCTAGAGTGGTTTTCTCATTCCCACTTTCAACACGTAGAGAATATTTCATTCAATTGGTTAAAACATTGGTTGAACAAATGGATGGTGTATTGGGTAGAGCAGATTTTACAAAGATTTCACAAGAGGctaaaatcaaagaaaacaTTTATATCCTCCTCGAGAAATTGAATGGTATAGTTAGTGTAAGTGAATCTGAATATGTAGATGATGAAGACGATTGTCTATTCCTTACAGTGGATTTATTCACAAAGTATGCCACCTCACTAATTGCAATGATACCACTCTATGATCATTGTAATGATATTGTATTACTTATCCTACGTTTATTCTCAAATTTTACAAAACATCAATtggaatatttaaatcaagaTCGTGCTCGTTCAATTTTCccattaataattcaattatttaattcagtTGCAACCACTTCATCTCATAAGAAAACTTTAGATTCAAAAGAATATTATCATAGAGTTAGAATGAtggttaaaattttaacaaatattattacattTGGTGATCAAAGAAATAATTGTCCAACTATTATTTCTGAAACAATTTTTCATgctataaatataattacaccatgtttatcaaataatgatttattattagtaagttttattattaattataattaataataataatatatatatattaaccttttatttttttttttatttttttttaaataaaaaaagtatccAAAATTAGcaagaaattattttatgattacatcatttttatttggtgCAGATAATATTCAAGTAAAGAATATACCAGTAATTAATAcaatttattcattaattgaaGCTGGTATACTTCATCATGATTTAGAGATTGTTAAATCATGTTTTGAATGTATTGGTTGTTTAACTAAAAGTTTAGAGAATAGTAAAGAGAAATCTGGTGGATTAGTCGATCCTCATTATCAAAGTGTACTCATTCAATTCATTGGTTCagttattaatttcttattACTTCAAGATTTTAATGTcgatgaattattatcagtTGCTTCTGAAACTTTATTCTCTTTAATGTATTCTTCACCAGATGGTTATAGATCAAaagtaattgaattaatCACTCGTCAAGATCCATCAATTCAATCAAGAGTAGTACAACAATTTGAAACTCTTACTATAATTGGTACTGAtagaaaatcaaaagatttatttatgaaaaatttacaaaatttcTTAGTAAAtgtaaaatcattaattaataaaaaataaaaaatattattattgttattattattattattttaatttaaaataaattttattttatttttgtgttttttatttatttataataattttttaatttgattttctaaTTTAACTAAATCTTCAGCAAATTTACGAATACCTTCACCAGTTTTGAAATAGGccatttcattatcatttaattccCAAAGGAAGTTACTATGAGATACATCAAGTTTATTTGGTATATCTGATGGGAGTTTAGTtgaatctaattttttagtTACTAAAGAAGCATCGGCATTCTTTAACTCTTCTAAAAGGTTTGGTGAGATGGTGAGTAAATCACAACCGGCCAATTCAATGGTTTGTTCTTTATTTCTGAATGAAGCACCCATGACAGAGGTTTTGTAACCATGCTTCTTAAAGTAGGAATAGATTTGTTGAACAGAGATAACACCTGGGTCTTTTGAAGCTTCAAAACCGGCGACACCTTGTTTAGATTTATAGAAATCAGTGATACGACCAACGAATGGACTAATTAAGGTGACTTGGGCCTCGGCACAAGCAGCTGCTTGAATTAATGAGAATAACAATGTGAGATTACAATGAATACCTTCCTTTTCTAAGATTTTGGCGGCTTCAATACCTTCCCAGGTTGATGCTAATTTAATGAGAACACGTTCTTTATCAATACCAGCTTCTTTGTAGAGTGCAATTAATTCACGACCTTTCTTTACATTTGCGTCGATATCATATGAAAGACGTGCATCAACTTCAGTTGAAACACGACCTGGtacaatctttaaaatttcaacaccaaagtttacaaataatttatcgaTTGCCAATGAtaacttttctttttcactTAAACCACTCTTTGCATTAACATATTTAATAGCgtcatcaattaatgatttatatttTGGATCACTTGCTGCTTGGAAAACTAATGATGGATTGGTTGTTGAATCTTGTGAACCATATTTTGATAAAACATCAAAATCTGCTGTATCTGCAacctgaaaaaaaaaaaaaaaaattattattaatattaaataatatttatttatttatttattttttagttttttggaatttttttttttttacttacaaCAGtggtatatttttttaattcttctaaTGCGTTTGACATTTCTGTTTTAATATTGTAAGTATGagttattaattataattaaaaaaaaaaaaaaaaaaaaaaaaaattaaatttcaaaaaaaaaaaaaaaataaaaaaaaaaaaaataaaaaaaaaaattaaattaaattaaattactttttttttttttttttgagcaGTTCAAGAACAGAATAATTTGTTCGGGGTGTTTCAAAAATAagaagatatttattttgtttatttttattttttattatttttttttttatttttttttttttcctctatTCATGAatagaaaaattattttttatttttcgtGTGGCtatcaataatatttcagaaattcaaataaactTGTACCAAACACCggaatgatttttttttaattcgaCAATGAAACTATTTTCCGAAATTAATATTCCATAATTTTCatatgaaatttcatttgtaattggtattgtgatttttttgatttcttcattattaattatataagttattgaattattttttaataaaattgaatctttttttatattattttgattttcataaattatgaaattaattgaatcattattttgtttaattatatattgaGGTATTGAGGATGAATTTGTATGATATTTAATAGTTTGAGGTATAAATGTTAATGATGGTAAATCATTTCTTGGTTCtgtaattgatgatgatccAAATCCAAGTTTATCTAATTCTTTtataattgatgatgatgaatctttattattttcattttgattattattattattattattattattattattattattattattattattattattattattattattatgatcatggtgatgatgactatgattatcatcatctattacctttaattttaaatttaaattttttttaactttattaaattttgcaATTGGTTCATCTTCAACATGATGTTTTAAAAGTACTtccaaattatatttaacaTTATCTTCTCTaactattaatttttcattatcttcaatttctaaaattaattcatttatattatccttttttttttttaaaaaaaatattagtaatttgaatattttttttttaaaaaatgaaaaaaaaaaaaaaaaacttactaatctttttaaattaatattaaattcaataaattttgGAATTATAATTggattttctaaaattttattatcaataccaatattttgaattgtGAAAACTGGTCTATAGTAACCTGAACCATCTTCTAATAATTGTTCATTTGGTGGTGGTTCttgatatttaatattactattttcaattggttcatCTACAATTGTAACATGAAATTCTTTtggaaattgtttttttgatattttaattgcaGCAATGTTTAATGATTCTTTATACTTTTGATAAATTGCTTGCATTGAAGTTTGAATTAGTAATCTATTTAATGAAACTTGTTTAGTCGATTCATTGTAAGTATCAGTACCAAATATAATATGATAAACTTTATAGAATGGACTTGTGAATGTATGTTGCTGCTTTTCAACTTCAAATAAACTATAAGGTATTATCCATCCTTTATCCTCTGTCATTGATGCCATACCAATCGTTGGATAATGTGAACACATAACATAAACTCTATCATTCTTATCACTATgtgttttaaaacaaaatccaCTTATacttttaacttttttagttttaattttatttacactttctttttctttttctttttctttttcttttggttgtggtggtggttgtggttgtggttgagTTTCGTTATtcgtatttttatttgtatctgttggtgttgttatAACTTTGGTGGTTTTTGTACTGTTTTGTTCagattcatttaatttttcaactaCATCATAGTATTCTAAAAGAGTTGATAAAATATTAGGATCTTGAAATGTTTGTTGTAAATCTTTAAGattctaattttataatattaatataattaagaaatgaaaaaatatatatatatatatcacATGGTTACTTACTTTTTctgtgaaattaaaatttttgtcCATTTccctcaaaaaaaaaaaaaaaaaaaaaaaaaaataaaaaaaaaatctgataacccaaaaaaaattttttcattttttttttcaaatttttttttttcatttcaagCCAACAAATCTTCTCACTTTTTtgatccttttttttttatatgtatatatttatttattttattttaatcaaacACAGTTAAACTCaattaacaaaataaaatgaaataaaaacttAATATCCaattaagatattttttatcttccttgaaaagataattattcaaataataaaaaaaacctctttttttttttttaattataaatcaacCAACAACTTAAAATAACCAATAATAGGAGAATACCTTTttggaataataataatagtaataat
This region of Dictyostelium discoideum AX4 chromosome 3 chromosome, whole genome shotgun sequence genomic DNA includes:
- the xpo4 gene encoding exportin 4 translates to MEIEFIQNLEKFCIGLQSNKSNERETSEQSILTLMKTPQPYKLCFNLLSKSNLTIAHFYGLLMIRDSAIREWAALDSQTKIMIIETLFQYIENMNSMNFLNYATKGQSFNTLGVIIKRSWLDNEKYEIGKGQMELNQIVMDRVYQYIDSGSPDRIEISIKIIGSLIIEFSSSSKAAHIQLSWEFHQKCLITFQNLHLQPIFRKVLELLQQFKDHIQQVPSRLTDQSFLQILYTSVKVFTDILDWRFLESGSSVLAYITSFSGGRTNLKPTIEWISLFTPSQSGGGISPIVSLVFGLYQLVEKVEKIPNLLRHAMSQLCGLQGPIIKDQKIKNQYLSEVLTFTNKLIEKSITTRNWNEMEDISNIIYKFCNTYKFSGIACLPNQIVIPFLQYTTQFVLSSLNLMKIWAKHGEEELEEEFENDCFDILLRSFVSLISDAEMLINRKRVDQLENFKEQYQVLKQCTSQIYQNYIQSRLELSEIEINKSNEELEPTCKSRGGIGGAEDEIDEDKKKYDEQLRSVAYIGRLNPGQSLELLKNEINRVINSLKERVSDPILFESLHWLLIFAGHLIFDAENKTPSAIPNAIEDYTFEQCKLTPASQVDGVIDLCNAVFRFHMEYENPLLNNGKMDTISPLVSQTSLWFTSGWSLVYLLPSSVFNVQISPKIIEAYGTEQPLLSITDYFINKILLNLKCWSGDLDVLKATSNLLNSFTLNKELCKYLIRSPNWSRLFFLEGISLLPPSVYGQLFKAFSRVVFSFPLSTRREYFIQLVKTLVEQMDGVLGRADFTKISQEAKIKENIYILLEKLNGIVSVSESEYVDDEDDCLFLTVDLFTKYATSLIAMIPLYDHCNDIVLLILRLFSNFTKHQLEYLNQDRARSIFPLIIQLFNSVATTSSHKKTLDSKEYYHRVRMMVKILTNIITFGDQRNNCPTIISETIFHAINIITPCLSNNDLLLYPKLARNYFMITSFLFGADNIQVKNIPVINTIYSLIEAGILHHDLEIVKSCFECIGCLTKSLENSKEKSGGLVDPHYQSVLIQFIGSVINFLLLQDFNVDELLSVASETLFSLMYSSPDGYRSKVIELITRQDPSIQSRVVQQFETLTIIGTDRKSKDLFMKNLQNFLVNVKSLINKK
- the tal gene encoding hypothetical protein; translated protein: MSNALEELKKYTTVVADTADFDVLSKYGSQDSTTNPSLVFQAASDPKYKSLIDDAIKYVNAKSGLSEKEKLSLAIDKLFVNFGVEILKIVPGRVSTEVDARLSYDIDANVKKGRELIALYKEAGIDKERVLIKLASTWEGIEAAKILEKEGIHCNLTLLFSLIQAAACAEAQVTLISPFVGRITDFYKSKQGVAGFEASKDPGVISVQQIYSYFKKHGYKTSVMGASFRNKEQTIELAGCDLLTISPNLLEELKNADASLVTKKLDSTKLPSDIPNKLDVSHSNFLWELNDNEMAYFKTGEGIRKFAEDLVKLENQIKKLL